The proteins below come from a single Triticum aestivum cultivar Chinese Spring chromosome 5D, IWGSC CS RefSeq v2.1, whole genome shotgun sequence genomic window:
- the LOC123121124 gene encoding disease resistance protein RGA2-like — MAHVGGVIASAILGVVSKQIMSAIKGQIKLQWNFVSDLQKMRSSLQTVEALLEDAERRSITDLAVRLWLGRLKDAMYEISHMIDDFEVNSEPAAQKWYPQTTVSRLKMANKMKNMREQLKGITEDRIPFTFMQETAPRVQEVCYNRETTAAVTEARVVGRDKEKLEIMARLSGSITKEITILPIYGIGGIGKTTMAQLVFKDSEFKEYSRVWVYVSETFDLKKIGNSIISQLSNSNSQYTDLQMIENNLQTHLSVKSVLIILDDLWEREPHQLERLKTMLELGEGSKVVVVVTTRDEYIAQKNQTVGPYKLAPLTDDICWTIIKDKTSFEARTDRALLELVGMDIAKKCAGLALAARSIGYMLDSMEFDEWVSVNNSELWDVLASEGYSPHHVHASLLLSYRSMSSYLKLCFGYCAIFPKGHFIAKEVLVHQWIALGLVEPLRALSNKYSSDKYINQLLGMSFLEQPKLPWLGDDGSIFFIMHDLVHDLARSVMADEIDIDVPTCRYAWLTDQRKLFNSAVIPLAKIRALHFHDPGNFQLNGDAFSPAKCLRVLDLSRYCTQELPDSIGQLKQLRYLDASWKLNFSVSPPESIRIPKALGALTKLQYLNLSRRRELIGLPKVISKLMELRYLNISTCTGYHSLGIPSANQTFIDCIGALPNLEQLDLSLNNYGFSVPESFSSLKKLNLYGCNRIASIPENVAKVDIQRLFGLLEPVGNENIVFNVREGYSESSSTLFFLNHTNPNVLHIFNLENVKSVEEARSIRLMEKQNIESLSLLWCRRVDYLKHMELLTELVPPINVKHLRIIGYVDAIFPYWVMDISKYLPNLVSLEMSHSPCSSLPPLVQLPNLREIILGNMSNLQEFNTTYSMGEDGANELSLPKLEYLKMYKCPKLRIKPCPPRAEYWHVSQCDNVLSSWGECASSTSASSSSSPVNKLEVKYSSLPLHKWRLLHNLPGLSDLTIAYCNDLTISPEIGRAFTSLESLSLEFNSLQNLPEWFSQLTSLRQLNLKGMHYLQKLHLNLRQPTQLQYLNLDNCDTLVLLPQWLGGLTLLKTLEIRFCKSIISLPERLLIKLQELRISNCPQLYECLSAEAKDEYEVIQMECSRFRMPALKLF; from the exons ATGGCGCATGTCGGGGGCGTCATCGCCTCGGCCATCCTGGGTGTCGTGAGCAAACAGATCATGTCCGCCATCAAAGGGCAGATCAAGCTGCAGTGGAACTTCGTGAGCGACCTACAGAAGATGAGATCGTCGCTGCAGACGGTGGAGGCCCTGCTCGAAGACGCTGAGAGGCGGTCCATCACGGATCTGGCGGTGCGTCTGTGGCTGGGGCGGCTCAAGGACGCTATGTATGAGATCTCTCACATGATCGATGATTTCGAAGTCAACAGCGAACCTGCTGCACAAAAG TGGTACCCTCAAACAACTGTTTCGAGGTTGAAAATGGCCAATAAGATGAAGAACATGAGAGAGCAGTTGAAGGGGATCACAGAAGACCGCATTCCTTTCACTTTCATGCAAGAAACTGCCCCTCGCGTGCAGGAAGTCTGTTACAACCGGGAAACAACAGCGGCTGTGACGGAAGCACGAGTCGTAGGGAGGGATAAGGAAAAACTGGAAATCATGGCTCGTTTGTCTGGGAGCATCACAAAAGAGATCACCATCCTTCCGATATATGGTATTGGAGGCATTGGGAAGACAACCATGGCACAATTAGTTTTCAAGGATTCGGAGTTCAAAGAGTACTCTCGGGTGTGGGTCTATGTGTCCGAGACATTTGATTTGAAGAAAATTGGGAATTCTATAATATCACAACTATCCAATAGCAATAGTCAGTATACCGACCTTCAGATGATAGAAAATAACCTTCAAACGCACCTTTCTGTTAAAAGCGTACTAATCATCTTAGATGACCTGTGGGAGAGGGAACCGCATCAGTTAGAAAGGTTGAAGACTATGCTAGAGCTGGGTGAAGGGAGCAAAGTAGTGGTGGTAGTAACCACACGAGATGAATATATTGCACAAAAAAATCAGACGGTGGGGCCATATAAGCTAGCTCCCTTGACAGATGACATTTGTTGGACTATCATAAAAGATAAAACTTCCTTTGAAGCTAGAACTGACAGAGCGCTGTTAGAGCTGGTCGGGATGGACATTGCAAAGAAGTGTGCAGGCTTGGCTTTAGCAGCCCGGTCTATTGGGTATATGTTGGACTCTATGGAATTTGATGAATGGGTGTCGGTGAACAACAGTGAGTTGTGGGACGTGCTTGCCTCAGAAGGATATTCACCTCATCATGTGCATGCATCCTTGCTACTAAGCTATCGCAGTATGAGTTCATACTTGAAGCTATGCTTTGGCTATTGTGCAATCTTCCCAAAAGGTCACTTTATAGCTAAAGAAGTTCTAGTTCACCAATGGATTGCTCTTGGACTTGTGGAGCCACTGAGGGCACTCTCTAATAAATATAGCAGTGATAAATATATTAATCAGCTTTTAGGCATGTCCTTCCTTGAACAACCAAAGTTGCCATGG CTTGGGGACGACGGCAGTATATTCTTTATCATGCATGACCTGGTGCATGATCTTGCAAGATCAGTCATGGCTGATGAAATTGACATAGATGTTCCTACCTGCCGATATGCATGGCTGACAGATCAGAGAAAGCTATTTAATTCAGCAGTGATTCCACTCGCCAAGATAAGGGCACTACATTTTCATGATCCTGGCAACTTTCAGCTTAATGGTGATGCATTTTCACCAGCCAAATGTCTCCGTGTACTAGATTTAAGCAGGTACTGCACACAAGAGTTGCCTGATTCTATTGGTCAACTGAAACAGCTGAGGTATCTTGATGCTTCATGGAAGCTCAATTTTTCGGTATCACCACCAGAATCTATAAGGATACCAAAAGCTCTGGGTGCCCTTACCAAACTCCAATATTTGAATTTATCACGTCGCAGAGAACTCATAGGCCTgccaaaggtcatcagcaaactcATGGAGCTCCGGTATTTAAATATATCAACCTGCACGGGTTATCATTCACTGGGCATCCCTTCAGCAAATCAAACTTTCATTGATTGTATTGGTGCCCTTCCCAATCTGGAGCAGTTGGACTTGTCTTTGAACAATTATGGTTTTAGTGTACCTGAAAGTTTTAGCAGCCTCAAGAAACTGAACCTCTACGGCTGCAATCGGATTGCTAGCATTCCAGAAAATGTGGCGAAAGTGGATATTCAGAGGCTTTTTGGCTTGTTGGAACCGGTGGGAAACGAAAACATCGTGTTTAACGTGCGTGAAGGTTATAGTGAATCCAGCAGCACTCTTTTCTTTCTTAATCATACAAATCCTAATGTGTTGCACATCTTCAATCTTGAAAATGTGAAGTCAGTAGAAGAGGCACGCAGTataaggttgatggagaaacagaacATTGAAAGTTTGAGTTTGCTGTGGTGCAGACGTGTGGATTATCTGAAACACATGGAGTTGCTGACAGAGCTAGTGCCACCAATCAATGTAAAGCATTTGAGGATAATAGGTTACGTGGATGCCATCTTTCCATACTGGGTAATGGATATAAGCAAATATCTTCCTAATCTTGTGAGCCTGGAGATGTCGCATTCGCCATGCAGCAGCCTACCACCACTTGTCCAACTACCCAACCTACGCGAGATTATTCTCGGCAATATGAGTAACCTGCAAGAATTTAACACAACATACTCAATGGGTGAGGATGGTGCGAATGAACTCTCGTTGCCTAAACTTGAATATCTGAAAATGTACAAGTGCCCCAAGTTGAGGATTAAACCGTGTCCGCCTAGAGCTGAGTACTGGCATGTGTCGCAATGTGACAACGTGCTATCGTCGTGGGGAGAGTGTGCCTCAAGCACATCTGCTTCCTCCTCATCTTCTCCTGTGAATAAACTGGAAGTTAAATATTCCAGTCTGCCTTTGCACAAGTGGAGATTGCTTCACAACCTACCCGGCCTTAGTGATTTAACTATCGCCTATTGCAATGATCTGACTATCTCACCAGAGATCGGCCGAGCCTTCACCTCTCTCGAATCACTCTCCCTAGAATTTAATAGCCTGCAAAATTTGCCAGAATGGTTCAGTCAGCTCACATCTCTTCGGCAGCTGAACTTAAAAGGCATGCACTACCTACAGAAATTGCACCTGAACTTGAGGCAACCTACGCAGTTGCAATATCTGAATCTCGACAACTGTGATACACTGGTGTTACTACCGCAATGGTTAGGAGGACTCACCTTGCTGAAGACACTTGAGATTCGTTTTTGCAAGAGCATCATCTCTTTACCGGAGAGATTACTCATCAAGCTCCAAGAACTTCGTATTTCGAACTGCCCTCAGTTATATGAATG